One genomic region from Anabaena sp. PCC 7108 encodes:
- a CDS encoding NAD-dependent epimerase/dehydratase family protein — MRILIIGGTRFIGVYLTQLLLETGHEVVFFNRGNSPAPMGVGQIIGDRTDSSQLKAKLSPENFDVIFDNNGRELADTQPLAEIFQGRVQHFVYMSSAGVYLKSDQMPHLEGDAVDPKSRHKGKHETEAYLQQSGIPFTSIRPTYIYGPKNYNELEGWFFDRIVRDRPIPIPGNGMHITQLGHVKDLAQAMTQVIGNENAIQKIYNISGDRFVTFDGLARACAVAAGKSADDLKIVHYDPKKFDFGKRKAFPMRVQHFFASVTKAQIELDWQPQYDLISGLKDSLENDYFLSGRDKLELDFSVDEEILTNS; from the coding sequence ATGCGAATTCTGATTATTGGTGGTACTCGGTTTATTGGTGTGTATCTGACTCAGCTATTGCTGGAAACTGGACATGAGGTGGTGTTTTTTAATCGTGGTAATTCTCCAGCACCAATGGGAGTAGGACAAATTATAGGCGATCGCACTGACTCTAGCCAATTAAAAGCTAAGTTATCACCAGAAAATTTTGATGTGATTTTTGATAATAACGGTCGGGAACTGGCAGATACTCAGCCACTGGCAGAAATTTTTCAAGGACGAGTTCAACATTTTGTCTATATGAGTTCTGCTGGAGTATATCTTAAATCTGACCAAATGCCTCATCTAGAGGGTGATGCTGTCGATCCTAAGAGTCGTCACAAGGGTAAGCATGAAACGGAAGCTTACTTGCAACAATCGGGAATTCCTTTTACTTCTATTCGTCCCACTTATATTTACGGACCGAAGAACTATAACGAGTTGGAAGGCTGGTTTTTTGATAGAATTGTCCGCGATCGCCCGATTCCTATTCCCGGTAATGGAATGCATATCACTCAGCTAGGCCATGTCAAGGATTTAGCCCAAGCCATGACTCAGGTCATCGGTAACGAAAATGCTATCCAGAAGATTTATAATATCTCTGGCGATCGCTTTGTGACTTTTGATGGTTTAGCTCGTGCTTGTGCTGTGGCTGCTGGTAAATCAGCAGATGATCTGAAAATTGTCCATTATGACCCGAAAAAGTTTGATTTCGGTAAACGAAAAGCTTTTCCCATGCGAGTACAACACTTTTTTGCATCGGTAACTAAAGCGCAAATAGAATTAGACTGGCAACCTCAATATGATTTAATTTCTGGGCTGAAAGATTCTTTGGAAAATGATTATTTTCTCTCTGGGCGGGATAAATTAGAGCTAGATTTTTCTGTAGATGAAGAGATTTTAACTAATTCGTAA
- a CDS encoding alpha/beta fold hydrolase: MTTALSWQQRVGNQRDWVWRGWQIRYTYIRPRQNHQNKIPLILLHGFGASIGHWRHNLEVLGEYHTVYALDMLGFGASEKVPANYSVELWVEQVYDFWKAFIGQPVILVGNSTGSLISIVAAAAHPDMVQGMVIMSLPDPTLEQELLPAFLHPVVRGIKGIVASGVILKPLFNLVRRPGVLRRWASLAYANPEAITDELIEILAGPPQDRGSTRAFIALFKASIGINFSPSVKKILPNLTIPILLIWGKKDKFVPPVLASEFARYNEKLELLYLEDVGHCPHDESPEQVNKVILNWIKKTVLSAEF, encoded by the coding sequence GTGACCACTGCGTTATCTTGGCAGCAGCGGGTTGGTAATCAAAGAGACTGGGTTTGGCGGGGTTGGCAAATCCGCTATACTTACATTCGTCCTCGTCAAAATCATCAAAACAAAATACCATTAATTTTGCTGCATGGCTTCGGTGCTTCCATTGGTCATTGGCGACATAATTTAGAGGTGTTAGGCGAATATCATACAGTGTACGCTCTAGATATGCTAGGTTTTGGCGCTTCGGAAAAAGTCCCAGCTAATTACAGCGTCGAACTTTGGGTAGAACAGGTTTACGACTTTTGGAAAGCATTTATAGGTCAACCAGTAATATTGGTAGGCAATTCTACTGGTTCACTGATTTCTATAGTTGCTGCTGCTGCCCATCCTGATATGGTGCAGGGTATGGTAATTATGAGTTTGCCAGATCCGACTTTGGAACAAGAACTCCTTCCCGCTTTTTTGCACCCAGTCGTCAGAGGAATAAAAGGTATTGTTGCTTCTGGTGTGATTTTGAAACCACTTTTTAATCTGGTACGGCGACCAGGCGTGCTGCGACGCTGGGCTAGTCTTGCTTATGCTAACCCAGAAGCTATCACCGATGAACTCATAGAAATTCTCGCTGGACCACCTCAAGACAGAGGTTCTACCCGTGCTTTTATTGCTCTCTTTAAAGCTTCAATTGGTATTAACTTTAGTCCCAGTGTCAAGAAAATATTACCAAACTTAACAATTCCTATCCTATTAATTTGGGGGAAAAAAGATAAATTTGTTCCCCCCGTTTTGGCTAGTGAATTTGCTCGGTATAACGAGAAATTAGAACTACTGTATTTAGAAGATGTTGGTCACTGCCCCCATGATGAATCACCAGAACAGGTTAACAAGGTGATTTTGAATTGGATTAAAAAAACAGTTCTGAGTGCTGAGTTTTGA
- a CDS encoding Crp/Fnr family transcriptional regulator has product MEDRYSLQTTAHTWITSAPFFEGLPESIVEKALTHLVTRTHPANQVILLENDWGGSVYFVVDGWVKIRTYNLEGKEVTLNIIGQGELFGEMAALDEVPRSTDVITLTPTMIGSMPAQDFVKLLHTEPLAGLRLAQLMARRLRQVNRRLRLRESDSQSRVADTLLFLAEGQGKRGQTGTEIPNLPHRELSSLSGLARETVTRVLTRLEKKGLIVRDQDLMCIPDLSALEKMII; this is encoded by the coding sequence ATGGAAGATCGATATAGCTTACAGACAACCGCTCATACTTGGATCACTTCAGCACCCTTTTTTGAAGGGTTGCCTGAGTCTATTGTTGAAAAAGCCCTCACCCATCTTGTAACCCGTACTCACCCAGCCAATCAAGTGATCCTGCTAGAAAATGACTGGGGTGGTTCTGTATATTTTGTCGTAGATGGATGGGTGAAAATCCGTACATACAATTTAGAAGGTAAAGAAGTCACACTAAATATTATTGGACAAGGGGAATTATTTGGGGAAATGGCAGCACTAGATGAAGTTCCTCGTTCTACTGATGTGATTACTTTAACTCCGACGATGATTGGCAGTATGCCTGCTCAAGATTTTGTCAAGTTACTGCACACAGAACCTTTAGCGGGACTGAGATTGGCGCAATTAATGGCACGGCGATTACGGCAAGTAAATCGGCGATTACGTCTGCGGGAATCGGATAGTCAATCACGGGTGGCAGATACTTTGCTATTCTTAGCAGAAGGACAGGGTAAAAGAGGGCAAACAGGCACAGAAATTCCCAATTTACCTCACCGAGAATTGAGTAGTTTGAGTGGACTGGCACGGGAAACTGTGACACGAGTATTGACAAGGTTGGAAAAAAAAGGCTTGATTGTACGGGATCAAGATTTAATGTGTATTCCCGATTTGTCGGCTTTGGAAAAAATGATAATTTAA
- a CDS encoding 5-formyltetrahydrofolate cyclo-ligase, whose product MNSPSKKTELRRTLLKKRQSMTLSEWKEKSDRISSNLQNSLLFTESTTILAFFSFRQEPDLSLLFTNSEKRWSFPRCVGKSLVWHFWQPDDVINAGAYGIPEPHPEAQIIDMNEVDLILVPCVGCDVQGYRLGYGGGYYDRFLSSPDGSKKPTMGVVFDFAYLSQLPVDSWDQPLQGVVTENGLMRS is encoded by the coding sequence ATTAATTCCCCGTCAAAGAAGACAGAACTCCGCCGCACTCTGCTCAAAAAGCGTCAATCAATGACATTATCAGAGTGGAAAGAAAAGAGCGATCGCATTTCCTCTAATTTACAAAACTCGCTATTATTTACTGAATCTACTACCATTCTCGCTTTTTTCAGCTTTCGACAAGAACCTGACCTGAGTTTACTTTTTACTAACTCAGAAAAACGCTGGAGTTTTCCCCGTTGTGTTGGTAAATCCCTAGTTTGGCATTTTTGGCAACCTGATGATGTTATTAATGCAGGTGCTTATGGTATTCCTGAACCACATCCAGAAGCGCAAATAATTGATATGAATGAAGTAGATTTAATTCTTGTTCCCTGTGTAGGTTGTGATGTACAAGGCTATCGCTTGGGTTATGGTGGGGGATATTATGACCGGTTTTTGAGTTCTCCTGATGGGTCTAAAAAACCTACTATGGGGGTAGTTTTTGATTTTGCCTATTTATCCCAACTCCCTGTAGATAGTTGGGATCAGCCTTTACAAGGTGTGGTGACAGAAAATGGGTTGATGAGGAGTTGA
- a CDS encoding GDP-L-fucose synthase: protein MTVLELQNKRILVTGGSGFLGRQVIDQLCQFGADREKITVPRSHDCDLRVWENCQRAVDQQDIVIHLAAHVGGIGLNREKPAELFYDNLIMGTQLIHAAYQVGLEKFVCVGTICAYPKFTPVPFKEEDLWNGYPEETNAPYGVAKKALLVQLQSYRQQYGFNGIYLLPVNLYGPEDNFNPSSSHVIPALIRKVHEAQIKGEKQLPVWGDGSPTREFLYSTDAARGIVMGTKFYNDSEPVNLGTGYEISIKNLITLIAELMEYEGEIVWETDQPNGQPRRCLDIEKANQAFGFTAQVSFEQGLKNTIDWYRQNAE from the coding sequence ATGACTGTCTTAGAACTACAAAACAAACGAATTCTGGTTACTGGTGGGTCGGGGTTTCTAGGTCGTCAGGTGATAGATCAGCTGTGTCAGTTCGGGGCAGACCGTGAGAAAATTACAGTACCGCGATCGCATGATTGTGATTTGCGAGTTTGGGAAAATTGCCAACGTGCTGTTGATCAGCAAGATATTGTCATTCACTTAGCAGCTCATGTAGGCGGTATTGGACTAAACCGCGAAAAACCTGCCGAGTTATTCTACGATAACTTGATCATGGGAACCCAGCTAATCCATGCTGCCTATCAAGTGGGTTTAGAAAAATTTGTTTGTGTGGGTACTATCTGCGCTTATCCCAAATTTACTCCAGTCCCATTTAAAGAAGAAGATTTGTGGAATGGCTATCCAGAAGAAACAAATGCTCCCTATGGAGTCGCTAAGAAAGCTCTTTTAGTCCAATTGCAATCTTACCGCCAGCAGTATGGCTTTAACGGTATTTACTTGCTGCCCGTGAATTTATATGGACCTGAAGATAATTTTAACCCCAGCAGTTCTCATGTCATTCCGGCGTTAATTCGCAAAGTTCACGAAGCTCAAATTAAGGGAGAAAAACAACTTCCTGTTTGGGGTGACGGTTCTCCTACCCGTGAATTTTTGTATTCTACCGATGCCGCACGGGGTATTGTCATGGGTACAAAATTCTATAACGATTCTGAACCAGTTAATTTGGGAACTGGTTATGAAATATCGATCAAAAACCTAATTACTTTAATTGCAGAATTGATGGAGTATGAAGGTGAAATTGTTTGGGAAACTGACCAGCCAAATGGACAACCCCGTCGTTGTTTGGATATCGAAAAAGCAAACCAAGCCTTTGGATTTACTGCTCAAGTTAGCTTTGAACAAGGGCTAAAAAATACCATCGACTGGTACCGTCAAAATGCTGAATAA
- the pgsA gene encoding CDP-diacylglycerol--glycerol-3-phosphate 3-phosphatidyltransferase yields MTLPNWITFSRLLGIPFLLYGLYNPTSEARWICLTIFVIAALTDWLDGYLARKLNQISELGKFLDPLVDKLLVLAPLLVLVELGKIPAWGVFVILAREIAIAGWRVNQTTITGANIWGKLKTVSQIVAISLLIAPLSPVWQKPALIAFWVSVFFTVISGVIYLIPANNQLDDAGTRGHGDAGTRGRGDTVMGKKRTR; encoded by the coding sequence ATGACTTTACCTAACTGGATTACTTTCTCTCGTCTTCTGGGAATACCATTTTTACTTTACGGTTTATATAATCCCACAAGTGAAGCCAGGTGGATATGTTTAACAATATTTGTAATTGCCGCTTTAACCGATTGGTTAGATGGATATTTAGCCAGAAAACTTAACCAAATTAGCGAATTAGGAAAATTTCTTGATCCTTTAGTAGATAAATTGTTGGTGTTAGCACCATTATTAGTATTAGTGGAATTAGGAAAAATTCCTGCTTGGGGAGTATTTGTAATTTTAGCACGGGAAATAGCGATCGCAGGTTGGCGAGTCAATCAAACAACTATCACTGGTGCAAATATTTGGGGAAAACTGAAAACAGTTAGTCAAATAGTGGCCATATCCCTACTCATTGCACCTTTATCACCAGTTTGGCAAAAGCCAGCTTTAATTGCCTTCTGGGTATCTGTCTTTTTTACCGTCATATCAGGTGTAATTTATCTGATACCTGCAAATAATCAACTAGATGACGCGGGGACGCGGGGACACGGGGACGCGGGGACACGGGGACGCGGAGACACGGTGATGGGGAAGAAGAGGACGCGGTGA
- a CDS encoding sugar transferase has product MTAQSSLLSGKRYPRKDANASTHTLAKRGKKTKPPKVQPRGLSFQGLNGEFAKRLFDIVFSLSVLILFFPLYIILALLIAVSSEGPIFYVQERVGKNYRRFNCIKFRTMVSNADEILVQMMETSPELRQEFSSTFKLKKDPRITKIGHFLRITSLDEFPQFWNVLTGDMSVVGPRPLVAEELPKYGCHIDQILIIRPGITGLWQVSGRNDIPYPRRVQIDLHYVKFRNFWLDLWIILKTIDVVIMPKNNGAY; this is encoded by the coding sequence ATGACTGCCCAGAGCTCACTCCTCTCCGGCAAGCGATACCCACGTAAAGATGCCAATGCTTCGACGCATACTTTAGCAAAACGTGGTAAAAAAACTAAACCGCCAAAGGTACAACCTAGAGGTTTGTCTTTTCAGGGTTTAAACGGAGAGTTTGCCAAACGACTGTTTGATATTGTGTTTTCACTGTCGGTCTTGATCTTGTTTTTCCCCCTTTACATAATTTTGGCCTTACTGATTGCTGTCAGTTCAGAAGGTCCGATTTTTTATGTTCAAGAAAGAGTTGGTAAAAACTATCGCCGATTTAATTGTATTAAATTCCGCACGATGGTCAGCAATGCAGACGAAATTCTCGTCCAAATGATGGAAACATCCCCAGAGTTGCGTCAAGAATTTTCCAGTACTTTTAAGCTCAAAAAAGACCCCCGGATTACCAAAATTGGTCATTTCTTGCGAATTACCAGCTTGGACGAATTTCCCCAGTTTTGGAACGTTTTAACGGGGGATATGAGTGTTGTTGGTCCCCGCCCCTTAGTAGCGGAAGAATTACCAAAATATGGTTGTCATATTGATCAGATTTTAATCATCCGTCCGGGAATTACTGGATTATGGCAGGTGTCTGGACGTAATGATATTCCTTACCCCCGGAGAGTCCAAATAGATCTGCACTATGTCAAGTTTAGGAATTTTTGGCTAGATTTATGGATCATCTTAAAAACCATTGATGTTGTCATAATGCCCAAAAATAACGGAGCATACTAG
- a CDS encoding sugar transferase yields MANLSVLNHLTVIDVSSQSLHPSTTSTTKRLIDILGAIVGLIIAFLVALPIAIVTLFSDPGPILYSQIRCGLNGRNFRIWKFRSMIINADKLKSLVKNQAQGHIFKSTDDPRITPLGKFLRRSSLDELPQFWNVLMGDMSIVGTRPPTPDEVIHYEPHHWDRLRVKPGITGEWQTHGRSQIKDFETIVNMDLDYQRKWSITYDLMLMFKTIWVVLNRSGAY; encoded by the coding sequence GTGGCTAATTTAAGTGTTCTGAACCATCTGACTGTAATTGATGTATCATCACAGTCCCTCCATCCATCAACTACTAGTACTACTAAAAGATTAATTGATATTCTTGGAGCCATTGTTGGCTTAATAATTGCATTTTTAGTCGCACTTCCCATAGCAATTGTCACTTTATTTAGTGATCCAGGTCCCATACTATATTCCCAAATCCGCTGTGGTTTAAATGGACGCAACTTTCGGATCTGGAAGTTCCGTTCCATGATCATTAATGCCGATAAACTGAAGTCTCTAGTCAAAAATCAAGCTCAAGGTCACATTTTTAAATCTACTGATGATCCTCGGATTACTCCTTTAGGTAAGTTTTTACGACGCAGTAGCTTAGACGAATTACCTCAATTTTGGAATGTTTTAATGGGAGATATGAGCATAGTTGGCACTCGTCCACCTACTCCTGATGAAGTAATTCACTATGAACCACATCATTGGGATAGATTGCGCGTTAAACCAGGCATTACTGGAGAGTGGCAGACTCATGGTCGTTCTCAAATCAAAGACTTTGAAACTATTGTCAATATGGATTTAGATTATCAACGTAAGTGGTCTATCACTTATGATTTGATGCTCATGTTTAAGACTATTTGGGTAGTTTTAAACAGAAGTGGTGCTTATTAA
- a CDS encoding carbohydrate ABC transporter permease produces the protein MLNLKNSRLQTLLIYGILGAIALFTLFPLLWLISTALKSPTENILQSPPQLLPSQPTFNNFSRVWESLPFGQYLYNSLLVAVLTVGLNLLFCALAAYPLARLSFVGRDGIFIGMVSTIMIPFQIVMIPLYILTVQLGLRNSYLGIIFPSLASAFGIFLLRQAFMGVPKEIEEAARLDGSSELELWWHIMLPAIRPALITLAIFVFIGAWSDFLWPLIVIQDESLYTLPLGVAKLAGTFSLDWRLVAAGSVISIAPVLLLFLFLQRYIVPTDSGSGVKG, from the coding sequence ATGCTGAACTTAAAAAATTCACGGCTGCAAACGTTATTAATTTATGGAATACTAGGAGCGATCGCACTATTTACACTCTTCCCTTTGTTATGGCTAATTAGCACAGCCTTAAAATCACCAACAGAAAACATCCTACAATCACCGCCGCAGTTATTACCCAGCCAACCCACATTTAACAACTTCTCTAGGGTGTGGGAATCTTTACCATTTGGTCAGTACCTATATAATAGTCTATTGGTAGCTGTGCTAACCGTGGGATTAAATCTATTATTTTGTGCTTTAGCGGCTTATCCCTTAGCCAGATTATCGTTTGTAGGACGAGACGGAATTTTTATTGGTATGGTTTCGACAATCATGATTCCTTTCCAAATCGTGATGATTCCCTTATATATTTTGACAGTGCAGTTAGGGTTGAGAAATAGTTATTTAGGGATAATTTTCCCCAGTTTAGCATCTGCCTTCGGTATTTTTTTATTGCGGCAGGCTTTTATGGGCGTGCCTAAGGAAATAGAAGAAGCTGCCCGTTTAGATGGCAGTTCAGAACTAGAATTGTGGTGGCATATAATGTTACCTGCTATTCGTCCAGCACTAATAACCCTAGCTATTTTTGTATTTATTGGCGCTTGGAGTGACTTTTTATGGCCTTTAATTGTTATCCAAGATGAAAGTTTATATACTTTACCCTTGGGAGTTGCTAAACTTGCCGGTACGTTTTCTTTAGATTGGCGATTAGTAGCGGCTGGTTCAGTAATTTCTATTGCTCCAGTGTTGCTATTATTTTTATTTTTACAGAGGTACATTGTACCAACTGATAGTGGTAGTGGTGTCAAGGGTTAA
- a CDS encoding glycosyltransferase, translating to MSLKYALIHEWLTPKATGGSELVVQEILNHIEADLYALIDFESSNPESYLYKHQIGTTFLQHFPLAQKGIQKYLPLLPLAIEQLDLRQYDVILSSSHAVAKGILTTPDQLHICYCHSPMRYAWDLTFDYLDQSKLGKGWIGWMTRYLLHSLRQWDVLSANRVDYFIANSQHTARRIWRCYRREAEVIYPPVNIENCPFLADKEDFYLIVSRLVSYKQVSLIVQAFNQLKRPLVVIGTGPEMKKLREIANPHIQILGWQPDDIVKKYMARAKAFVYAACEDFGIALVEAQACGTPVIAYGAGGALETVQDIRTCVDTGTGIFFRSQTVAALVEAVEKFEVYQDLFNYEYIRLHSTQFSRQVFAERYLDFLYQCQEKRPS from the coding sequence GTGTCCTTGAAATATGCTCTTATTCATGAGTGGCTGACACCTAAAGCCACAGGTGGTTCAGAACTCGTTGTCCAGGAAATTTTAAATCACATTGAAGCTGATTTGTATGCGCTCATAGATTTTGAATCCAGTAATCCTGAAAGTTATTTATACAAACATCAGATTGGGACAACATTTCTCCAACACTTCCCATTAGCCCAAAAAGGTATACAAAAGTATTTGCCTTTGTTACCATTAGCCATCGAACAATTAGATTTGCGGCAGTATGACGTAATTCTGTCTTCATCTCATGCAGTCGCCAAAGGAATCCTCACTACTCCTGACCAATTACACATCTGTTATTGTCATAGCCCAATGCGCTATGCTTGGGACTTGACTTTTGATTATCTAGACCAGAGCAAACTAGGAAAAGGCTGGATTGGATGGATGACAAGATATCTCTTGCATAGTTTGCGTCAATGGGATGTATTGAGTGCCAACCGTGTTGATTACTTCATTGCCAACTCACAGCATACAGCTAGGCGGATTTGGCGTTGCTATCGGCGAGAAGCAGAAGTCATTTACCCACCTGTAAATATCGAAAATTGTCCTTTTTTAGCTGACAAAGAGGATTTTTATCTGATCGTTTCCCGATTAGTGAGTTATAAACAAGTATCCTTGATTGTTCAAGCTTTTAATCAACTAAAACGACCATTGGTGGTGATTGGCACAGGCCCCGAAATGAAAAAGCTGCGTGAGATAGCAAATCCTCATATCCAAATACTGGGATGGCAACCCGATGATATAGTCAAAAAATACATGGCTCGTGCTAAAGCATTTGTGTATGCAGCTTGTGAAGATTTTGGCATTGCCCTAGTTGAGGCTCAAGCTTGTGGAACTCCGGTCATTGCGTATGGTGCCGGAGGTGCTTTAGAGACTGTACAAGATATTCGTACCTGTGTAGACACAGGTACAGGTATCTTTTTCAGATCACAAACAGTAGCAGCTTTAGTGGAGGCAGTAGAAAAGTTTGAAGTCTATCAGGATCTTTTTAATTATGAGTATATACGATTACACTCTACCCAGTTTTCTAGACAAGTCTTCGCAGAGCGCTATCTAGATTTTTTGTATCAATGTCAAGAAAAAAGACCCTCTTGA
- the gmd gene encoding GDP-mannose 4,6-dehydratase gives MMQPKRALITGITGQDGSYLSEFLLEQGYEVHGIIRRTSTFNTDRIDHIYEDPHKEGVKLLLHYGDLTDGTTLRRILEEVKPTEIYNLGAQSHVRVSFDSPEYTVDAVGMGTLRLLEAIRDYQQRTGIQVRFYQAGSSEMYGLVQAVPQSETTPFYPRSPYACAKVYAHWQTVNYRESYDLFACNGILFNHESPRRGETFVTRKITRAVARIFAGKQKNIYMGNLDAKRDWGYAKDYVKAMWLMLQQDKPDDYVIATGETHSVKEFLELAFGYVDLKWEDYVEFDERYLRPSEVDLLIGDPTKAQQILGWKPSVTFKELVALMVEGDLQALGCKSPNGNGSQHPRDIATIRQELGTLHF, from the coding sequence ATGATGCAACCAAAGCGAGCGTTGATTACTGGTATCACTGGTCAAGATGGTTCTTACCTAAGTGAGTTTTTACTAGAACAAGGCTATGAAGTTCACGGTATTATTCGTCGCACTTCCACCTTTAATACAGACCGCATTGATCATATTTATGAAGATCCTCATAAAGAAGGGGTAAAGTTATTACTTCACTATGGTGACTTGACAGACGGTACTACCTTGCGCCGGATTTTAGAAGAAGTCAAGCCTACAGAAATTTATAATTTGGGCGCTCAATCTCACGTTAGAGTCAGCTTTGATTCACCAGAATACACAGTAGATGCAGTAGGGATGGGAACCCTACGTTTATTAGAAGCTATCCGTGACTATCAACAACGCACAGGAATTCAAGTCAGATTCTACCAAGCCGGTTCTTCGGAAATGTATGGTTTAGTCCAAGCCGTACCACAAAGTGAGACAACTCCCTTTTATCCCCGCAGTCCCTATGCTTGTGCTAAAGTTTATGCCCACTGGCAAACAGTGAATTATCGTGAATCTTACGACTTATTTGCCTGCAATGGAATTCTGTTTAACCATGAATCACCACGTCGAGGTGAAACCTTTGTGACTCGGAAAATCACTAGAGCTGTCGCTCGCATCTTTGCTGGTAAACAGAAAAATATTTATATGGGCAATTTAGATGCCAAGCGAGACTGGGGTTATGCCAAAGATTATGTAAAAGCAATGTGGTTGATGTTGCAGCAAGACAAGCCAGATGATTACGTGATTGCGACTGGGGAAACTCACTCTGTCAAAGAGTTTTTGGAATTGGCATTTGGTTATGTGGATCTCAAATGGGAAGATTATGTCGAGTTTGACGAGCGTTATCTGCGCCCATCTGAAGTGGATTTGTTAATTGGTGACCCTACTAAAGCGCAGCAAATATTAGGTTGGAAACCTTCAGTAACGTTTAAAGAACTTGTAGCTTTGATGGTAGAAGGTGACTTACAAGCGTTAGGTTGCAAGTCTCCCAATGGTAATGGTTCACAACACCCCCGTGATATTGCTACTATTCGTCAGGAACTAGGCACTCTCCACTTTTGA
- the infC gene encoding translation initiation factor IF-3 yields MPVIEKKRTRDLPQINERIRFPKIRVIDTDGAQLGIITPQEALQLAEDKELDLVLLSDKADPPVCRIMDYGKYKFEQEKKAREARKKQHTADVKEVKMRYKIEEHDYNVRVKQAERFLKDGDKVKATVMFRGREIQHSDLAEELLKRMATDLEPFGELQQAPKKEGRNMMMLISPKK; encoded by the coding sequence ATGCCTGTGATTGAGAAAAAAAGAACTCGCGATCTGCCCCAAATTAACGAACGGATTCGCTTCCCGAAAATTCGGGTCATTGACACTGATGGCGCACAACTGGGAATTATCACTCCACAGGAAGCGCTACAACTAGCAGAAGACAAAGAACTAGATCTGGTGCTACTCAGTGACAAAGCTGATCCGCCTGTATGTCGAATCATGGACTACGGTAAATATAAATTTGAGCAGGAGAAAAAAGCGCGGGAAGCCCGGAAGAAGCAGCACACGGCTGATGTCAAGGAAGTGAAGATGCGCTACAAAATAGAAGAACATGACTACAATGTGCGCGTTAAACAAGCAGAACGCTTCCTTAAAGATGGTGATAAAGTCAAAGCTACTGTGATGTTCCGGGGTCGAGAAATCCAACACAGTGATTTAGCAGAGGAGTTGCTTAAGCGAATGGCAACAGATTTAGAGCCATTTGGTGAACTACAGCAAGCCCCAAAGAAAGAAGGGCGAAATATGATGATGCTGATTTCTCCCAAAAAATAA
- a CDS encoding DUF2232 domain-containing protein, with protein sequence MSILDSVPDEPEENPSPESSLSGHQLDQQEPLTHPLLKVDAPLRMVETAFLASTASLIWFINFYFPLGPVLRIFFPVPIALVYLRWGKRAAWMAALTSGLLLAVLMGPVRSILFVMPFGLMGVLLGATWYRRVPWIVSITLGMLLSTFGVFFRLWLLSVLSGEDLWVYVITQVTEIIEWIFLKLEILATPSVFLIQVGAVVLIAFNNLIYLSVVHLAAWLLLDRLGNPIPRPPHWVQVLMDYEG encoded by the coding sequence ATGAGTATTTTAGATTCTGTGCCAGATGAACCGGAGGAAAATCCATCCCCTGAATCTTCACTTTCTGGTCATCAGTTAGATCAACAAGAGCCGTTAACCCATCCCTTACTGAAGGTTGATGCCCCTTTGAGGATGGTAGAAACGGCGTTTTTAGCCAGTACTGCTAGTTTGATCTGGTTTATTAACTTTTATTTTCCTTTGGGTCCAGTTTTACGGATATTTTTTCCAGTACCGATCGCACTAGTTTACTTGCGCTGGGGTAAACGTGCTGCTTGGATGGCTGCCCTCACCTCTGGCTTACTATTGGCGGTGCTAATGGGGCCTGTTCGCAGTATTTTGTTTGTCATGCCCTTTGGATTAATGGGTGTGCTGTTGGGGGCAACGTGGTATCGTCGTGTACCCTGGATTGTTTCTATCACCTTAGGTATGCTTTTAAGTACATTTGGTGTATTTTTTCGCTTGTGGTTGCTGTCAGTTTTGTCAGGTGAAGACCTATGGGTTTATGTAATTACCCAGGTGACAGAAATTATTGAGTGGATATTTCTGAAGTTAGAAATATTAGCGACTCCAAGTGTGTTTCTCATTCAAGTGGGGGCAGTAGTATTAATAGCATTCAACAACCTGATTTACCTATCTGTGGTACATCTGGCAGCATGGTTGTTATTGGATCGTTTGGGAAATCCGATTCCTCGTCCACCACACTGGGTGCAAGTACTAATGGATTATGAGGGTTAG